In Rattus norvegicus strain BN/NHsdMcwi chromosome 3, GRCr8, whole genome shotgun sequence, a genomic segment contains:
- the Brd3os gene encoding putative uncharacterized protein BRD3OS, with protein sequence MSRRVPLAEKALSESYARLRYRDMSLLIWQQQQQKLESVPPSTYLSRSRSMWYSQYGNEAILVRDKNQLGVSRDTGQSRFCSIM encoded by the coding sequence ATGAGTAGGCGAGTCCCGCTGGCAGAGAAGGCCCTGTCTGAATCCTATGCCCGCCTCCGGTACAGGGACATGTCCTTGCTCAtttggcaacagcaacagcagaagTTGGAGTCTGTACCACCCAGTACATACCTGAGCAGAAGCCGCAGCATGTGGTACTCGCAGTATGGGAATGAGGCCATCTTAGTCCGAGACAAGAACCAGCTTGGGGTCTCTAGGGACACCGGCCAGTCTAGGTTTTGCTCAATCATGTAA